A single region of the Yersinia entomophaga genome encodes:
- the tyrP gene encoding tyrosine transporter TyrP: MKNRTLGSIFIVAGTTIGAGMLAMPLAAAGVGFSVTLTLLVSLWLLMCYTALLLVEVYQHEAADTGLGTLAKRYLGSRGQWLTGFSMMFLMYALTSAYISGAGELLATSISQWTEQSFPTYLGVLLFTLIAGGVVCIGTHSVDLFNRILFSAKIIFLVVMLALMMPHVEKANLLTLPLEQGLALSAIPVIFTSFGFHGSVPSIVNYMGGNIRKLRWVFIIGSAIPLIAYIFWQLATLGAISSHTFVGILAQQAGLNGLLQAVREVVASPHVELAVHLFADLALATSFLGVALGLFDYLADLFKRRNTVRGRLQTGVITFLPPLLFALFYPRGFVMALGFAAVALSVLALILPSLLAWKARQMHQGKNYRVWGGKPALALVFTCGVTVIAIQVGIVAGVLPAVG, encoded by the coding sequence GTGAAGAATCGCACTCTTGGCAGTATTTTTATCGTGGCGGGAACCACAATTGGTGCAGGGATGCTGGCGATGCCGCTTGCTGCCGCTGGCGTGGGTTTCAGCGTAACCTTGACCCTTCTGGTCTCCCTTTGGCTATTGATGTGCTACACCGCATTATTATTGGTTGAAGTATATCAACACGAAGCGGCTGATACCGGTCTGGGCACTTTGGCCAAACGCTATCTAGGCAGCCGTGGTCAGTGGTTAACCGGCTTTAGCATGATGTTTTTGATGTACGCCTTGACCTCTGCCTATATCAGCGGCGCCGGTGAGCTTTTGGCAACCAGTATCAGCCAATGGACAGAGCAGAGCTTCCCGACCTATCTCGGCGTACTGCTATTCACGTTGATAGCCGGTGGAGTTGTGTGCATTGGCACCCATTCAGTCGATTTATTTAACCGAATTTTATTCAGCGCGAAAATTATTTTCCTCGTGGTAATGCTGGCATTAATGATGCCGCACGTGGAAAAAGCCAACCTGCTGACCTTACCCTTGGAGCAAGGGCTGGCGCTGTCTGCCATTCCGGTGATTTTCACCTCTTTCGGCTTCCACGGCAGCGTACCAAGTATCGTCAATTATATGGGCGGTAATATTCGCAAACTGCGCTGGGTGTTTATCATCGGCAGCGCCATTCCATTAATCGCTTATATTTTCTGGCAATTAGCGACGCTGGGCGCGATTTCTTCTCATACCTTTGTCGGTATTCTGGCGCAGCAGGCCGGTCTGAACGGTTTATTACAGGCCGTGCGTGAAGTCGTCGCCTCACCACACGTTGAACTGGCGGTACACCTGTTTGCCGACCTGGCGCTGGCGACCTCATTCCTCGGCGTAGCCTTAGGGTTATTCGATTATCTGGCAGATTTATTTAAGCGTCGTAATACGGTGCGCGGTCGACTGCAAACCGGCGTAATAACCTTCCTACCACCGCTGCTGTTCGCCCTGTTTTACCCACGCGGATTTGTCATGGCGCTGGGCTTTGCCGCCGTTGCCCTATCGGTGCTGGCGCTGATTTTGCCTTCGTTACTGGCCTGGAAAGCGCGCCAGATGCATCAGGGTAAAAACTATCGTGTTTGGGGCGGTAAACCAGCTCTGGCACTGGTATTTACCTGCGGTGTAACCGTGATTGCGATTCAGGTCGGTATTGTCGCCGGGGTATTACCCGCAGTGGGTTAA
- a CDS encoding nicotinamide mononucleotide deamidase-related protein YfaY, with protein MLRIEMLSTGDEVLHGQIVDTNAAWLADYLFTQGLPMSSRETVGDDLEALIAVLLERSHVADVLIVNGGLGPTSDDLSAMAAARACGVELIEHPQWIARMEAFFAERGRVMSATNRKQAHIPANAEMLDNPVGTACGFAFQLNKCQMFFTPGVPSEFKVMVEQQIVPRLRESFPQIAPPLCLRMTTFGRSESDLAMELDPLPLPEGAVLGYRSSAPIIELKLTGPASQRSAMEEVWQQVRQVAGESLIYEGTEGLPALVAGQLNQRGLTLALSEQFTGGLINLQLQSVQAPLAGGELLPLSCVETLPELAARAQSLAALCGAPLVLAVSAMKGENLSVALHTPNGTFGQTVRSQASRHGLRIRQETSAMLGLEMLRRWLAGGKVCGQHGWLTVIEML; from the coding sequence ATGCTGAGAATTGAGATGTTAAGCACCGGCGATGAAGTATTGCACGGGCAAATCGTGGACACCAACGCCGCCTGGTTGGCGGACTATCTGTTTACTCAAGGATTGCCGATGAGCAGCCGGGAAACGGTAGGTGACGATTTGGAAGCGCTCATCGCCGTACTGCTAGAACGCAGCCATGTAGCCGATGTTCTGATCGTCAACGGCGGGTTGGGGCCGACCAGCGACGATTTAAGCGCGATGGCGGCAGCACGAGCCTGCGGGGTGGAACTGATCGAACATCCACAGTGGATTGCCCGTATGGAAGCGTTTTTCGCCGAGCGCGGAAGAGTGATGTCCGCCACTAATCGCAAACAGGCACACATACCGGCCAACGCTGAAATGCTGGATAACCCCGTGGGAACTGCCTGCGGTTTTGCGTTCCAACTGAATAAATGTCAGATGTTTTTCACTCCGGGCGTGCCTTCTGAATTCAAAGTGATGGTGGAGCAGCAGATTGTGCCGCGTTTACGGGAAAGTTTTCCGCAGATTGCGCCACCGCTTTGTTTACGTATGACCACTTTTGGCCGTTCGGAAAGCGATTTGGCGATGGAGCTAGACCCGCTGCCGCTGCCGGAAGGCGCGGTGCTAGGTTATCGTTCTTCCGCCCCTATTATTGAGCTGAAACTGACCGGCCCGGCTTCACAGCGTTCGGCGATGGAAGAAGTCTGGCAGCAGGTGCGTCAGGTGGCCGGTGAAAGCCTGATTTATGAAGGCACAGAGGGATTACCCGCGTTGGTTGCCGGGCAGTTGAATCAGCGCGGATTAACGCTGGCGCTCAGTGAGCAATTTACCGGCGGGCTGATCAATTTACAGCTACAAAGCGTGCAGGCACCTTTAGCCGGTGGGGAATTGCTGCCGTTATCCTGTGTGGAAACTTTGCCTGAGCTTGCCGCCCGCGCTCAGTCGTTGGCTGCCCTGTGCGGTGCGCCGTTGGTATTGGCGGTTAGCGCAATGAAAGGTGAAAATCTTAGCGTAGCCTTACATACGCCAAACGGTACTTTCGGACAGACGGTTCGCTCTCAGGCCAGCCGTCACGGGTTAAGAATTCGACAGGAAACGAGCGCGATGCTCGGCCTGGAAATGCTGCGTCGCTGGCTGGCAGGAGGCAAAGTCTGCGGTCAGCACGGCTGGCTGACGGTGATTGAAATGCTGTGA
- the eco gene encoding serine protease inhibitor ecotin, whose protein sequence is MNKTFSLIAGLLLAASAGAIAADNTAPEQQPLEKIAPFPAAETGMSRQVIYLPQRPDEDRFKVELLIGKNLEIDCNHHMLGGKLESHTLDGWGYDYLVMNEISGVLSTQMACPESAKHPAFVTANLGNNTMQRYNSRLPIVVYVPQGVEVKYRLWEASKEVHSAQEK, encoded by the coding sequence ATGAATAAAACATTTTCCCTGATCGCCGGTTTACTGCTTGCCGCCTCCGCCGGAGCTATCGCCGCAGACAATACGGCACCAGAACAGCAGCCGCTGGAAAAAATCGCGCCCTTCCCAGCCGCTGAAACAGGTATGAGCCGCCAGGTTATTTATCTGCCGCAGCGGCCAGATGAAGATCGCTTTAAAGTTGAATTGTTGATTGGCAAAAATCTGGAAATTGACTGTAACCACCATATGTTGGGCGGCAAGTTAGAATCCCATACTCTGGATGGCTGGGGTTACGACTATCTGGTAATGAATGAAATCTCCGGAGTTTTATCAACCCAGATGGCCTGTCCAGAAAGCGCTAAACATCCGGCATTTGTTACCGCCAATCTGGGTAACAATACCATGCAGCGTTATAACAGCCGCCTGCCAATCGTGGTATACGTGCCTCAAGGCGTGGAAGTGAAATATCGTCTGTGGGAAGCCAGTAAAGAAGTACACAGCGCGCAGGAAAAATAA
- the yfaE gene encoding class I ribonucleotide reductase maintenance protein YfaE, producing MEKSIINLRTSGTQLPYPDNESNLLEVLEQHQIQVEYQCRSGYCGSCRIRLLKGEVCYAQQPLAFVQDGEILPCCCQPVGDIELEI from the coding sequence ATGGAAAAATCTATTATCAATCTGCGTACTTCAGGTACGCAGTTGCCCTATCCCGATAATGAATCCAACCTGTTGGAAGTGCTGGAGCAGCATCAGATTCAGGTCGAATACCAATGCCGCTCGGGCTATTGCGGTTCTTGTCGTATCCGTTTGCTAAAAGGCGAAGTTTGCTACGCCCAGCAACCGCTGGCCTTTGTACAAGACGGGGAAATTCTCCCCTGCTGCTGCCAACCGGTGGGTGATATTGAGCTGGAAATTTAG
- the nrdB gene encoding class Ia ribonucleoside-diphosphate reductase subunit beta, which yields MAYTTFSQNKNNQLLEPMFLGQSVNVARFDQQKHPIFEKLIEKQLSFFWRPEEIDVSRDRIDYNALPEHEKHIFISNLKYQTLLDSIQGRSPNVALLPLISIPELETWVETWSFSETIHSRSYTHIIRNIVNDPAVVFDDIVTNEEILKRAKDISAYYDDLIEMTSYYHLLGEGTHQVNGKTVVVNLRELKKQLYLCLMSVNALEAIRFYVSFACSFAFAERELMEGNAKIIKMIARDEALHLTGTQHILNLMRSGADDPEMAEIAEECQQQCYDLFVLAAQQEKEWAEYLFRDGSMIGLNKDILCQYVEYITNIRMQAVGLGIPFKTRTNPIPWINSWLVSDNVQVAPQEVEVSSYLVGQIDSEVSADDLSDFQL from the coding sequence ATGGCCTATACCACTTTTTCTCAGAACAAAAACAACCAGTTACTCGAACCCATGTTTCTTGGTCAGTCCGTTAACGTGGCACGTTTCGACCAACAGAAACACCCAATTTTCGAGAAGCTGATTGAAAAGCAACTTTCTTTCTTCTGGCGCCCTGAAGAAATTGACGTTTCCCGCGATCGCATCGATTACAACGCGTTGCCGGAACACGAAAAACACATTTTTATCAGCAATCTGAAATATCAAACGCTGCTGGATTCCATTCAAGGTCGTAGCCCGAACGTGGCTTTATTGCCGCTGATTTCCATTCCTGAACTGGAAACCTGGGTAGAAACCTGGTCGTTCTCGGAAACGATTCACTCTCGTTCTTACACCCATATTATTCGCAATATCGTGAACGATCCGGCGGTGGTATTTGACGATATCGTGACAAATGAAGAAATTCTGAAACGCGCTAAAGATATTTCGGCTTATTACGATGATCTGATTGAAATGACCAGCTATTACCATTTACTGGGGGAAGGCACCCATCAGGTCAACGGTAAAACCGTGGTCGTTAACCTGCGCGAGCTGAAAAAGCAGCTGTATCTGTGCCTGATGAGCGTCAATGCGCTGGAAGCGATTCGCTTCTACGTTAGCTTCGCCTGTTCTTTCGCCTTCGCCGAGCGCGAACTGATGGAAGGCAATGCCAAGATCATCAAAATGATTGCCCGCGACGAAGCTCTGCATCTGACCGGCACTCAACATATTCTTAACCTGATGCGCTCCGGTGCAGACGATCCGGAAATGGCTGAAATTGCCGAAGAATGTCAGCAACAGTGTTACGACCTATTCGTACTAGCCGCGCAGCAAGAAAAAGAATGGGCAGAATACCTGTTCCGCGACGGTTCGATGATCGGCCTGAATAAAGATATTCTGTGCCAATACGTGGAATACATCACCAATATCCGTATGCAGGCCGTAGGTTTAGGCATTCCGTTTAAAACCCGCACCAACCCGATTCCATGGATTAACTCCTGGTTAGTGTCAGACAACGTGCAGGTTGCCCCGCAGGAAGTGGAAGTTAGCTCCTATCTGGTCGGTCAGATTGATTCCGAAGTCAGCGCCGACGATTTGAGTGATTTCCAGCTTTAA
- the nrdA gene encoding class 1a ribonucleoside-diphosphate reductase subunit alpha yields MNQSLLVTKRDGSKERINLDKIHRVIDWAAEGLHNVSVSQVELRSHIQFYDGIKTADIHETIIKAAADLISRDAPDYQYLAARLAIFHLRKKAYGQFEPPKLFDHVSKMVDMGKYDKHLLEDYTAEDFEQMDGFIDHWRDMNFSYAAVKQLEGKYLVQNRVTGEIYESAQFLYILVAACLFSGYPRDTRMDYIKRFYDAVSTFKISLPTPIMSGVRTPTRQFSSCVLIECGDSLDSINATSSAIVKYVSQRAGIGINAGRIRALGSPIRGGEAFHTGCIPFYKHFQTAVKSCSQGGVRGGAATLFYPMWHLEVESLLVLKNNRGVEGNRVRHMDYGVQINKLMYQRLLQGGDITLFSPSDVPGLYDAFFADQEAFERLYTQYEQDSSIRQQRVKAVELFSLMMQERASTGRIYIQNVDHCNTHSPFDPKIAPVRQSNLCLEIALPTKPLNDINDPNGEIALCTLSAFNLGAIDSLDELEDLAILAVRALDALLDYQDYPIEAARRGAMGRRTLGVGVINYAYYLAKNGVRYSDGSANNLTHRTFEAIQYYLLKASNQLAREQGACQWFNETTYSQGILPIDTYKKDLDAISDEPLHYDWETLRKDIQEFGLRNSTLSALMPSETSSQISNATNGIEPPRGYVSIKASKDGILRQVVPEYERLKEAYELLWEMPNNDGYLQLVGLMQKFVDQAISANTNYDPARFPSGKVPMKQLLKDLLTTYKFGVKTLYYQNTRDGADDVQEDIQGQPGDDDCEGGACKI; encoded by the coding sequence ATGAACCAAAGTCTACTTGTTACTAAACGCGATGGCAGCAAAGAGCGCATCAACCTTGATAAAATCCACCGAGTCATCGACTGGGCCGCGGAAGGTTTACATAACGTCTCAGTATCTCAAGTAGAATTACGTTCTCACATCCAGTTTTATGATGGCATCAAAACCGCCGATATCCATGAAACTATTATCAAAGCCGCAGCGGATTTGATCTCCCGTGACGCACCGGATTACCAATATCTGGCCGCGCGTCTAGCGATTTTCCATCTGCGTAAAAAAGCCTACGGCCAGTTTGAGCCGCCAAAACTGTTTGACCACGTCAGCAAAATGGTCGACATGGGCAAATACGATAAGCATCTGCTGGAAGACTACACCGCTGAAGACTTCGAGCAGATGGACGGTTTTATTGACCACTGGCGCGATATGAACTTCTCCTACGCTGCGGTTAAGCAGTTGGAAGGGAAATATCTGGTACAGAACCGCGTTACCGGTGAAATCTACGAAAGCGCCCAATTCCTGTATATCCTGGTTGCGGCCTGCCTGTTCTCCGGCTACCCGCGTGATACCCGCATGGATTACATCAAGCGTTTCTATGATGCAGTGTCCACCTTCAAGATTTCACTGCCGACGCCGATTATGTCCGGCGTACGTACTCCTACCCGTCAGTTCAGCTCTTGCGTACTGATCGAGTGCGGCGACAGCCTGGATTCTATCAACGCCACTTCTAGCGCCATTGTGAAATACGTTTCTCAACGCGCCGGTATCGGTATCAACGCCGGTCGTATCCGTGCGCTGGGTAGCCCAATTCGCGGCGGCGAAGCTTTCCACACCGGCTGTATTCCGTTCTACAAGCATTTCCAGACCGCGGTGAAATCCTGCTCGCAGGGCGGCGTTCGCGGCGGCGCAGCCACCCTGTTCTACCCGATGTGGCATCTGGAAGTTGAAAGCCTGCTGGTGTTGAAAAATAACCGTGGGGTGGAAGGAAACCGCGTTCGCCACATGGATTACGGCGTACAAATCAACAAGCTGATGTATCAACGTCTGCTGCAAGGCGGCGACATCACTTTATTCAGCCCGTCCGACGTACCGGGGCTGTATGACGCCTTCTTCGCCGATCAGGAAGCATTCGAACGTCTGTATACCCAGTACGAGCAGGACAGCAGCATCCGTCAGCAACGCGTCAAAGCGGTGGAACTGTTCTCCCTGATGATGCAGGAACGTGCATCAACTGGCCGCATCTACATTCAGAACGTTGACCATTGCAACACCCACAGCCCGTTTGATCCGAAGATTGCGCCGGTACGCCAGTCCAACCTGTGCCTGGAAATCGCGCTGCCGACCAAACCGCTGAACGACATCAACGATCCGAACGGTGAAATTGCGCTTTGTACGCTGTCTGCCTTCAACCTCGGCGCAATTGATAGCCTGGATGAATTAGAAGACCTGGCTATTCTGGCCGTTCGCGCGCTGGATGCCTTGTTGGACTATCAGGATTACCCGATCGAAGCGGCTCGCCGTGGCGCTATGGGTCGTCGTACTCTGGGCGTCGGCGTGATTAACTACGCTTACTATCTGGCGAAAAACGGCGTGCGTTACTCCGATGGCAGCGCAAATAACCTGACTCACCGTACCTTTGAAGCCATTCAGTATTACCTGCTGAAAGCGTCTAATCAGTTAGCGCGTGAGCAAGGCGCATGCCAGTGGTTTAACGAAACCACTTATTCTCAAGGTATTCTGCCGATCGATACCTATAAGAAAGATTTGGACGCGATCAGCGATGAGCCACTGCACTACGATTGGGAAACGCTGCGTAAAGATATTCAGGAATTCGGCCTGCGTAACTCCACGCTGTCTGCCCTGATGCCATCAGAAACTTCTTCGCAGATCTCCAATGCCACCAACGGTATTGAGCCACCGCGCGGCTATGTCAGTATCAAAGCCTCGAAAGACGGTATTTTGCGTCAGGTTGTTCCTGAGTATGAACGCCTGAAAGAGGCTTACGAACTGCTGTGGGAAATGCCAAATAACGATGGCTACCTGCAATTGGTCGGTTTAATGCAGAAATTCGTCGATCAGGCCATTTCAGCTAATACCAATTACGATCCGGCCCGTTTCCCATCAGGCAAAGTGCCGATGAAGCAATTGCTAAAAGACCTGCTGACCACCTATAAATTTGGTGTGAAGACACTGTATTATCAAAACACCCGCGACGGGGCTGACGATGTGCAGGAAGACATTCAGGGTCAGCCCGGAGACGACGACTGCGAAGGCGGTGCGTGTAAGATTTGA